From the Vulpes lagopus strain Blue_001 chromosome 19, ASM1834538v1, whole genome shotgun sequence genome, the window aaaataaatatttgaagtcaTGTGCTATAAAGGCTACCTGTTACAAGGTCTTGTCTCAATTATTGAATCTAAGTCAGGCCTCCCAGTCCCGCTCTCCATACCCTGTGGTATAGGGGCCCCACTGTTGGGGCCCCCATCTGGTCTGTCTGTGCACCCATGCCTTGACTGCCTGCTCCGTGTCCACTATCAAGAGCTCATGGCCACACTGTCTTCTGGAGTGCCTCCTGCCTGGACAATGCCTGGGTCTGCCCTCCCTGGAGGATGGTGGGAGGACTATGCAATGCACTGAATACAAATGGCCTGGCCACCTGCCTCAAGGTGGGAAAACTCTTGGGGACATCACATTCCATAGCACCTGTGGAACCTGGCTGAGCTAGACTTGAACCTGATGCCATCTTTGCTCACTTTCCTCCTCTGCTCTATCCTGTTTCCCTCACAGGCTCCTCCTGAGACCACAACCTCGACAAACCCCTTACACAAGAAACTCCACCTCAGGCTTTGCTTCTAGGTACCCAACCTAAGTGATAGcctattattttccttcctagCACGTCACAacttaaaatcatatatttgtgtAACCATTGGCTTGATTCTTGTCTCTCCCACTAAACATAGGCAGAAGCTGTATTTTTGTTCACTGTTATATTCCCAGCCCCAAATGAGGTGCCCTTTACAGAGGACAGCAATGCGCAGGTTTGCACAGCCTCTCAAACCTCACTCCGCACTTTCCTCTGGGTGCTGTGGCACATTTGCTTGAAAATCCACCCTACAACAGCCACCTAGCAACTCTTGTGGCCACCAGCCTCCAGCCAGTCCTACATAGGCAGATTCTAAAGCTGCGGTGGACAACGTGGCCCATGTTTGGTCACCTAATTCCTGACACAGTGTGCTGTGGTTTTGGCACCTGTCATAGGTCAGACTTGGCATGGGGGGGGGCAGTTTTAGATGAGGGTAGAAGCCAAGCAGATAAGTCAATAGCTCTCTATTTTACAGGCATTATACTGATTCAATGGAAATCTAGACAACTTTCACATTTTACTAGTCTATGTTCCTGAGAAAGGCTGGATTTATATGAACATCTCGATTTCTAGATGTCAGTGTCTTAGCTATTACATACTTCAAGTAAAGTTGTAGTAAAAACCATCATTTAATTAGAATGTATTGGAACCATGGCATTCTAAGtactttcattttttgaaaagcttTGTTTTCTTAGTACACATCTTTTCTGAACAttgtaattctttctttcttaagatttaaaaaattttattcatgagagacacagagaggcagagacacaggcagagggagaagcagaccccatgcagggagcccgacgtgggactcgatcccgggtctccaggatcacgccctgggccaaaggcggtgctaaatcactgagccacccaggctataGGGTTTTCGTTATTAAGGGACTGGTGAAGGACTTCTAGGCAAGACACTGATCCACAGGGAGATTAGCCTGGATGTGTCTGGACTACAGGAAAGTTGCTACAATCCGGTTTCTGATTGAAATCCTAAAATTAGCTTATTTGTGATATACTAATTCCTAAGAGCTAGGTAAAcaaaaagacccccccccccaaaaaaaaaaaagaagaggggcacctgggtggctcagttggttgaacgtctgcctttggctcaggttgtgatcccagagttctaggattgagccctgcaattGGAAGGAgtctgctctgcttctccctctccctctgcccctcctcctgctcatgcacgttctttctctctcaaataaataattttttttttttttaaaggagagactTTAATTGTGCAgtgtttctagtttttgaatgagggacacagaaatgTAAGTCAGGGTCTTTTCCAGCAGTTCACATCCCAGGTAAGAAAGTAAGAGACACCATTTAACAGAGGCAAAGAATTCCAGAAGACAAATGTCCATGgatgtgtttttcaaaaaatttttttaaaagattatttttatttgcttgagagagagagagagagggagagtgagtgggggaggggagagggcagagtaAGAGCATCTTAttaagcaaactccccactgagcatggagcccgatgagatgctggatcccaggaccctgagatcatgacctgagctcaaatcaagagtcagatcttaacctctctgaggaGCACTCTGAGCTGCGGTGTATAGTGCCTGCAGGTAGGATGGATATTTGGATAACCCACCCACTGATTGCTGGGATTCTTAAGATTCCCTGTAGCATTTTTAAACTTTGGATAAATTCATAGATTAAAGGTTATCTACCTGTAGGCACTATACACCACAGCTCAGAGTGCTCCTCAGAGGGAGGCAGGTGAGAAATTAATACTCTTCTCACACCTGGCTTCTCTGTCTTTGCCCACTTTGGTCACTTGTTTCATGGGACATGTGTTAAGTAGTTGGGACATGTTAAACTCTGATAGTACAGAAAAATCAGAGTTAAAGGCATATGTTGAATCAGTCACATTCAAACACAGATGTGTTTGACAGTGTTTGTTTGAGCTTTTTGGCTCAAAGGGCCAAATATTCTGCATTCCTGAAAAATCCCAATTAGTTTCTCATTCTGGTATTTTCACATTGCACTTTGCTGCCACAAAAACTAGGTGGTGTACACTGTTGAGTGTAGATCTATCATTTCAAGATCTGAATTAGGAgactgaaagaaaacattttgtatctgtatatttttcaaaaatatgtacagGAAAAAGGAGCCAGGTGTTAGTTTCCTATAGGGGGAACATTCTCATGGAGATACTGTAAGGCCAAGTCAGTCCACTTCATTTCTTGTTCTTTAACAGATTCTGTGGTGCCACCGTTGTCCTGTTCAGGTTCAGGAAGCTCATTCTGCAAAGGTACAATGCACATTCAGAATGCTGGTACACTCTGCATTAACAACCCCCTTAAAACCAAGAGTACTTAGAATTCAAACCTGTGAGTTCGTAGAAACAGGCAGCATAATTGATACCAATATATCTTAAAGAAAGAACTAGGAGCAAGGGATGTGAGGCAATCTTATAAGTATTACTCAGACGTGCCCTGGTCTATCTCCGGTAGGGAATGATAGCATGATGATACTGGCACTTGTGCAAGAGGCAGTCTGGCAGAAGGACGAGAGCACAGGCTTTTGGAAGCCACTAGGATCCAAGCCCACAATACCGCCATTTGCTGGGTTACTTGGGCAAGGTATTTAACCCCTCGGACCCTTGTTTCCTGTTTGGCAATGAGAGGAAAAACCCATCACCTCATAGGACCGCTATGAAACTAAACGAGGTAATTGAGATCAAGTGCTCGCCACTGTGGGTGGCCATCCGATGCTCAAGGAAGAGCTGATGTTATTACTAGTGGCTAGGATCACTGAAAAGGCCCAATACCAAATCCTTTTTTGGGAAGCTGCTTTAATTTAATACATTTGCTGGAATATTCCTTAAGCacaagaaatgtatttaaaaaaaaaactcccctgTACCCAACATGCCCAAATTATTATGGAGGTGAGCGGAGAGCACTGAAAATACAACATAACAGGTGAGACGCCCCCCCGTAGTGATGGAGCACAGCAACATTTCCCTAGTAAACATTTGCACAAATGTTGCACAAGCAACATTTCCCTAGTAAATGACCCTTTCATACCCTGACAGCAATGGTCATGGAATGGTAAGCCATGGACCACTTAGTATGGAATCTGACGTTTAGTGTTTTTTTTCAACTTgtaatttaatttacatataacactGTGTGAGATTAAGGTGTACGACTTGAtgatttgacatatatatatatatatacacacacacactgtgaaatgattatcagGATAAGGCTAGGTAACACACCCAGCACCTCATATAATTAACCATGTTTTTACatgtgtgatgagaactttcgGTAGTTtccttgtattttaaatttattactacCAGGTTTCTGCTTTGTAGCAGAGTTTAATGATaccaatatatttcttttcaattatttgaatttacacttttttttgAGGGCAGCAAACTCAATATTGAGATTTTCAATTTCCCACTGACTCCAATGTGCAGTATATacgtttttctccttttaaattatgttcaatatatataaaatgattcacttataatatgtatacatatacctGAACCATATACATTGTTTTCCAAACATAATACTGAGATTCAAACATATCTGTACAAATTGCAGAGAGCTATCATTTACTGTAAAGCAATCATACATTCAAACTTAAAGAGAAAGTTCGGTTCCAATAATTATTTACAGCTCACAAAGCACAAACAAGTCCTTAGTGCTCAATTATTTCATTCACAGGCAAGCAAGTTTACTTAATTTATCATATCCATGGTAtgtgctgttttaaaaatattgagagagagagagagagagagagagagagcgcgcacgcaTGAGTGCACATGTGCACAGACTGAgcacactgagcctggagcctcacatggggctcgatcccaggatcctgagttcatgacctgagccaaaaccaagagttgtacacttaaccaactgagccacccaggtactccactGTGGTGTATGCTATAAAATAATACCTCTCATTTGGCCACTACTGTCTCTTATGCTAaatgccaaaatgaaaaatatgtgtatgtgcTTAGAAACCAACACAAAGTATCATAAACACAATAATCAATTATGGTATCCTGCAAAATGGCCTCAATTCTTGGCAGCTACTCCTATGAAAAAGCCTATTTCCTCTTATTTCCCCAATTTCAGGTTGGGACTGGCCAAGTGACTTGCTTTGGCTAAAAGAGAACAACGACAATGTCCATGGACCCATTCTTGGCTAAGCTCCATGAAGCCTTACAGAtcctctcctgctgctcttgAAACCCTGAGATGGCCATGTGCGGTGTAGGCTAGACTAATGGGTAATGAGACTTAGGCCTAATCACCTCATCATCCCAGCTGACCTGATATCTACCAGACATGTGAAAagtctccccatcccccaggTGGCCTGCTGACTGCACAACACCAGCAAGTCCAGGAGGGATCAGCTAAGCTGGCAAAGGCTGGAAGACCCTCTCAGCTGAGACATAAAATCACGAGATAAACagctgttgttttaagtcactgttttttttttttttggggggggggaggttgttAGGCAGCAAGAAAAGCTAACTAGTACACATTGCCTTAGAATCACGAGGTAGAGGAAAAGACACAGAATAGCAAGATGGCCAGACTACAGCATGGATATCATCCCCTTCCACAGTAGTGGTACCCAAATCCTGCCATAAGCCTGTCCAGAATTCAGCAGTTCCCCTCCACTAGTATGCTTTTGTTcaggccctgctcccctgcctATACCACTGTAATCGCTTCCTACCTGGCCCCTCTGCCCTGTCACTTGCCCCTTTCTCCATGGTACACATTCTCTAACAGTGTTTCTGAACAGATGTTCTAAAACTCAAATTTCGGCATAGcagatttctattttgaaaacCACTCATTTCTAGTTATCCTCAGAATGAAGTCTAAGCATGGCATCAAATATTCCTCTCAAAATCTGGTCCAAGCCCACCTTTTCTGCCTACCTTGGGTGACAAATACATTCTCTATCCACAATGAATGTCTCACCGTCTCCCAAAGCCTTTCAAAACTCTGAGCCTTTGTACATCTGTCCCCTGTTGGAGTGCCCTCGTCCACCTCCACTAAATTTCTGTACTCCCTTATGATCAGCCTAATTATTACATCCTCTCTGAAGCCTTTCCTGATGCCCAACAGGCAATCAGCCACCTCCTTTCCTATGTAGCTATTCACAACCCCActtataacatttattattataattacttatttatatgtGCTGCCTCTCTAGACCCCCAGGAACAGGAACTGTATCTTATGTTCACATAGTcttatggcacacagtaggcttcAAAGAAATgcctgtaaaatgaaaaaaagtttgtaaGACAGGATCTGGAGCCTTCACACAGACCTAGGTGTGAAGTTCAACTTATCAGCTATCAGGCTTTGCACACACTGCCCTACAGTTTCttgctgtaaaatggggataacatcACTACCCTTGCAAGGGTGTTTCAAGGGTCAGAGATAATGTATGTCAAATTTTAACCTCAGTCCACATCATAAAACTAGTATTAAGTGGCAGCTAGAATTCTCATTGCATACTCTTTTGATGATTTTTCTAAACTTGAACTAAGCTGT encodes:
- the ANAPC13 gene encoding anaphase-promoting complex subunit 13, whose product is MDSEVQRDGRILDLIDDAWREDKLPYEDVAIPLNELPEPEQDNGGTTESVKEQEMKWTDLALQYLHENVPPIGN